The following nucleotide sequence is from Candidatus Rokuibacteriota bacterium.
GGCCGCAGCGGTCTCGCGAAACGGAGCGTCGGTTGTCCACGTGGCCCCGCGCTCCAGCGGAACCCGGATGCGCGAGAGGCCGGCCGACATCAGTCGGATCAGCCGAGCGTCGGCGTCGCTGTAGTCCGCCGCCGGCAGGTAGTGATAGCTGGTGCCCTCGTCCCGGAGGGCGCGCTCGATGAGGATGAAGTACGGAGGCTCACGGACCGCCGTGATCTGTCCGGCGGACGTCAGGCTGAGGAGGAGACGGCAGCCCGACGCGAAGAGCTCCTCCGCCACGAGGACCGCGAAGGCGGCCCCGATGGCCCCGCCCACGATGCCGTAGCGGACTCCCGCGCGGTGAAACACGTGGAGTTCGGTGTGATAGCACGCCCACCGGGCCCAGCGCCGGGCGCGGCGCGTTCGGAGCAGGTGGCGGACGATGTCTCCGTCCGGGTCGAGGATGCACACCTCGGGAACCCGGCCGCGAGGGAGCCCCTTCTGCCGGCGCGCCTCGCGCAGCAGGTTCTCGGGAGTGAACAGCGACGGCGTGCCAGGATCCTTGTGAGCCAGGATGGGCGGCAGGAGCCGCGAGTGCGGCGGGCGAGGGGTCACCGCGTCAGAACCAGCGCCACAGCCACCGCTTCTCGAAGTAGATCTTCCCCCAGTGCCAGAGCCGGCTCGGCGAGCGCATCGTCATCGCGGGCGCGGGCTCCGCATAGAAGTTGCCCTTGGCGTAGGCGGCCACACCGTGGCCCATTTCGATGATGCAGGAGCCGAAGCCATCGAAGCGCCGCGTGCCGCTCCCTCCGGCGAGCTCCGCAGCGATGTTCTCGGCCACCACCTCGCCCTGGCCGTGGGCGAAGACCCCCGCCTTGGGCAGCGGCAGCCCCACGGGCAACTTGATCAGCGTCGTGTCGCCGATGGCAAAGACGCGCTCGTGGCCCGTCTGGAGCGTCCCCTTGTCCACCGGCACCCAGCCGGGCTCGACGGTCAGCCCCGCCTCCTTCACGACGGGGGCGCACCGGTGCGGCGGGATCACGACGAGCAGGTCGTAGCCGGCCCTGGCGCCGTTCTCGAACGCCAGCTCCCGCCGCTCCGGATCCACGGCCACCACCTTGTGCTGTGGATGGAAGCCGACCCCGCGGCTCTCGACCAGCCCCTTCACGGCTTCCCCCATCGCGCGGCCCGCGACGGGCATGGGCAGCGTCTCGGGCGTGTAGACGTCCACCTGCGTCCCCTCGCGAAGCCCGCGCCGGCGGAGCGAGGCCTCGATCAGCATGGCGGCCTCGTAGGGGGCAGCCGGGCACTTGAACGGCAGTCCGGCGATCAGGACGACGACCCGGCCCCCGTTGAAGCGGCCCAGGGCATCGCGAAGTCTCAGCGTGCCGTCCAGATCGTAGAGATTGTGGCCTGCATCGGCGAGACCCGACACCCCGCCGAGCCATCCCTCGGCTCCGAGGGAGATGACGAGGTAGTCCGCGCCGATCTCCTGCTGTTCGGTCGAGACTCGACGGTGGGCGGGATCGATCGCCCGGATCTCCTCCTGGACGACCTCGATCCCCTTGCGGCCGAGGCGGCTCAGGTCCCGGCTGATCTCCGACGGCTCCCGCCAGCCGAGCATCATCCAGAGGAAGGAGGGCGTGAAGACGTGCTGAGCTTGGCGGTCGATCAGGATGATCCGATGCTTTCGGTCGAGCCTGCGTCTCAGCGTGTTGGCGGCCACCAGTCCACCCACGCCCCCGCCGAGAATCACGATGCTTGCCATTGGATGTCCCTCCTATTCGCGCCGCACTGACACCGCTATGAAGGCAGCAGTCGCAGGCATCCACCGGGCGCCGATTGCGTCCCACTGCTCGACCCAGCCCACCCGCCCCCGGCCGCCGAGAGGCAGGAAGTGCACGGCGCGCTGCCACCGAGGATCCGCGAATCCAAGACTCGCCAGAAGGTCACGCAGTTCACTCGGGCTCAGGAACTTGGCCCCGCGCCAGACCGACGGGACGACAACACGTTTCACTCGGCGCCATAGTGTCCACGGTGCAGTCCGACTGAGGATCGCGACTACGAGACGGCCGCCTGGCCTGAGCACTCGATGCGCTTCTGAGAGCGCTCTGC
It contains:
- a CDS encoding FAD/NAD(P)-binding oxidoreductase gives rise to the protein MASIVILGGGVGGLVAANTLRRRLDRKHRIILIDRQAQHVFTPSFLWMMLGWREPSEISRDLSRLGRKGIEVVQEEIRAIDPAHRRVSTEQQEIGADYLVISLGAEGWLGGVSGLADAGHNLYDLDGTLRLRDALGRFNGGRVVVLIAGLPFKCPAAPYEAAMLIEASLRRRGLREGTQVDVYTPETLPMPVAGRAMGEAVKGLVESRGVGFHPQHKVVAVDPERRELAFENGARAGYDLLVVIPPHRCAPVVKEAGLTVEPGWVPVDKGTLQTGHERVFAIGDTTLIKLPVGLPLPKAGVFAHGQGEVVAENIAAELAGGSGTRRFDGFGSCIIEMGHGVAAYAKGNFYAEPAPAMTMRSPSRLWHWGKIYFEKRWLWRWF
- a CDS encoding nucleoside phosphorylase; the encoded protein is MTPRPPHSRLLPPILAHKDPGTPSLFTPENLLREARRQKGLPRGRVPEVCILDPDGDIVRHLLRTRRARRWARWACYHTELHVFHRAGVRYGIVGGAIGAAFAVLVAEELFASGCRLLLSLTSAGQITAVREPPYFILIERALRDEGTSYHYLPAADYSDADARLIRLMSAGLSRIRVPLERGATWTTDAPFRETAAAIEACRARGVLAVEMEAAALYAFSRARRRPVVCFAHVTNQMARIEGGFGKGEADGARGALQVISAAACAWRGVRRGS